The uncultured Treponema sp. genomic sequence TAACGGAGCTTCCGCTTGAAACAACTTCCAAAGATTTGCTTGATTCAATTGATGCGGCTTATAAAGCTGGAAAAATAAAAATCAGTTCAGTTGAAGATTTTACAACTGACCACTGCAATATTGAAATAAAACTTCCGCGCGGCGTTTATTCCAAGGATGTGGAAAAAGCTTTGTATGCGTACACTTCTTGTGAAAAATCGATTGCCTGCCAGATGCTTGTTATAAAAGAAAATATGCCGGTGGCAATGACGGCTACGGAAATTATAAAATATTACGCAAAAAAACTTACTGACATTATAAAAGACGAACTTGAATTTGAACGCGGCTCTTTAACGGAAGAACTTCATCAGCGCACGCTTGAGCGTATTTTTATTGAAGAGCGGATTTACAAATCCATTGAACAAATGAAAACTGCCGAAGCTGTCAACAAAGCTGTTAAAGACGGATTTGTTCCTTTTAAAGATGAGCTTATAAGAGAAGTTACGGATGAAGATGTTGAAAAACTTTTAAAAATTCCAATCAGACGAATTTCGCTTTTTGATATAAATAAAAACCGTGATCAGGTAAAGGCTATCAATGAACGTTTAAAAGAAATTGCGCGGCGGCTAAAGCATTTGACTGATTGTGCTGTTGAATATCTTGGTGGAATTCTTGATGAACTTAAAAAATTTTCCGCGCTAGATCCAAAGCAAGACCACACAGCGATAAGTCCTGCGCTTCTTGAACGCCAGACAAAAATAACTTCATTTTCCGCAGTTGATGTAAAGCAGATTGTTCAGCGTGATACTCCGTTGCGGTATGATGAAAAAGGCTATCTTGGAACTTCTGTTAACGGCGGACGGGAAATTTTAAAAGTTACTCCTTTTGACAGAATTCTCATTGTGCGCAAGAGCGGACTTTGGAGTGTTTGCGATGTGCCGGATAAGCTTTTTGTTGACTCTGGAATTTGGTTTTGCAATTATGCAGACAAAGATATTATCAGCAAAATTCTTTTTACAATAATTTACCGTGATCCAAAAACAAAATACTGCTTTATAAAACGTTGCCGAATTTCTGGTTGGATTATGAACCGCGACTATAATTTTGTGCCAGACGGAATGGAAGTTCTTCACATTGATACAAGAGCTAAATTTAAATTTACTTTGAATTACACTAAAAAGCCTCGTGTAAAAATTACAGTCCAAGAATTTAAAGCGCAGGATTTTGAAGAAAAAGGTTTGAAGACTAACGGAATCCGGCTTGAATCCAAGGAAGTTGATTCTATAAAAGTTGAAGATTCAGGTTTGCAGACGAAACTTGATTTATAAATTGTAAAACAGGAATAAAAAATTGGATAAAGAAAAATTAAAAAATCCTGAGTATAAAAGAATGTATCAGGTTTTAAGAGAGCGGCTGGCAAAAAATATTGCGCGTTCGGTTTTGCTGCTTTTGCTTTTTAATGTAATGCTGTCTTTTTTGCTTACAAGCGGATTTTCTCCTGCGATGCTTTTTAATGGCTCTGTTGCCGGATATGCAATTTCATTTGTTTTTACTTCGCTGATTCTTATCGTTGTTTTTACGCTTGCTTACGGAATTGTCGCTGACTTTACAAATGTTGTTCTTGGCAAAAAAAATTCTCCTGGAGGAATCTTCTGCGGATTTTTTGAAAAGTCAAAACGCATATTTTATTCTTCAGTTTTTTTTACGATTGTTGTAATTTTTGTAGCGTTTGTTTCTGCCGCATTGATTTTTATTTTTAAAGAAAAAATTATTTCATGCTCAAGTTTTTTTGCTCAAGCATTTTCAAATGAAAACTTGAATCAGCTTGATTCTGAAAAAATTGCAAAGGCTTTTACACTTGCTCTTTTTTACACGGCGATTTTCTTTTTGGTTTTTGTATTTTGTTTTCTTCCGTTTATTTTTGTTTGGAATGCGTTTCTTGAAAATAAAAAATTCAATTTGAAGGACGCGATTAAAAAAAGCCTTTTTATTATCCGTGGAAGATATTTTCATTATCTGGGCTTTGTGATTTTTGTATGTCTGAAAAATTTTGCAGTTTTGTTTGTTGCAGTTTTTCTTAATGCGAT encodes the following:
- a CDS encoding DNA topoisomerase IV subunit A yields the protein MAFVKNLFDKNFIEYASYVIRDRAIPDLEDGLKPVQRRIMHTLFNIDDGRMHKVASVVGDCMKFHPHGDASIGAALVVLANKEIFIQRQGNFGNLYTGDTASASRYIECCVHPLAKKFLYNPNITEYVPSYDGRGKEPVAFRAKIPVVLLGGAEGIAVGMSTKILPYNIKEVLDAEIKALRGEPFEIYPDSPTGGLMDVSNYNDGNGKIITRAKFDLSDEKKIVITELPLETTSKDLLDSIDAAYKAGKIKISSVEDFTTDHCNIEIKLPRGVYSKDVEKALYAYTSCEKSIACQMLVIKENMPVAMTATEIIKYYAKKLTDIIKDELEFERGSLTEELHQRTLERIFIEERIYKSIEQMKTAEAVNKAVKDGFVPFKDELIREVTDEDVEKLLKIPIRRISLFDINKNRDQVKAINERLKEIARRLKHLTDCAVEYLGGILDELKKFSALDPKQDHTAISPALLERQTKITSFSAVDVKQIVQRDTPLRYDEKGYLGTSVNGGREILKVTPFDRILIVRKSGLWSVCDVPDKLFVDSGIWFCNYADKDIISKILFTIIYRDPKTKYCFIKRCRISGWIMNRDYNFVPDGMEVLHIDTRAKFKFTLNYTKKPRVKITVQEFKAQDFEEKGLKTNGIRLESKEVDSIKVEDSGLQTKLDL